TCAATCTGGAGCGTCTTCGCTTTTTCCCGGACGACCTTAAGGAACTCTGCCGCACTCATTTCCTCTTCGCCGCGCGCCTTGCGCTGCGCGTTTACGGCGGTACGCAGAAAGGTCATGTTACCCACGCCCGGAATTTCGACCGGGTATTGAAACGCCAGAAACAGCCCCGCCGCCGCGCGCTCTTCTGGGTCCATGTCGAGCAGATCAACACCGGCCAGAGTGGCACTGCCATCCGTCACCTTATAGCCGTCGCGCCCCGAAAGCACATAGGACAACGTCGACTTGCCAGAGCCGTTGGGCCCCATGATCGCATGCACTGTGCCAGCCTCAACACTCAGGTTCACCCCTTTGAGAATGGTCTTGTCTTCTTCTTCAAGATCGACGTGCAGGTTATTGATTTCCAACATTTTCCATGATCCTTCTATATATCTTGGCGGCATCAGGGCCGCGTCATCATCTCTATGATCGTCAAGAGGTGCGCAGGGTTCACACCCTGCGGGGTCACCTCGAATTCTGCCATCCGCCCGATCATCCGCCGGGGCGCGCCGATGAAATCCTCGATCCGGTGGTAATGCTTGCGCGGGGCGTAATCGTCGAACAGAACCGTGACAGGTCGCTCAGTGCGCAGCGCCGCCGCCAGGGCACAGCCGGTGCGAAACCGTCCGTCCACCAACACCACATCGGGTTGCGCGAAACCTGCCATATCCCATATCTTGAGCGGATATTGCGCATAGGTCTTCCAACCAGTCGCATCGCGCGGGAATCCCCAATCCCTGGTCGGTCCGACATCAGACCAGATCACGTCCACCTCTGTGCCTGCCACGGGTGGATTTTGTGCAAACCAACCACGCATCATTTCGGCCCAGGCCTGATCGCTTTCGACCGAAAAGACCCGCTTGCCCTGCATCTCGGCGGCCACCACGGTCGAACCGCCAGACCCATATTCAAGGATCACCCCCGCCCGCGCATACACCTCGCGCAGGTGCGCCGCTTCTGCATCGGGCAGGGTAAGAACCGGCCTGTCTATGGTGTCTGACCCAACCATCTCAGTCCAGCACGACCGCTGTGCCGCTGGCCGAGACCATAAGCATCGAAT
The nucleotide sequence above comes from Roseovarius mucosus. Encoded proteins:
- the sufC gene encoding Fe-S cluster assembly ATPase SufC, which gives rise to MLEINNLHVDLEEEDKTILKGVNLSVEAGTVHAIMGPNGSGKSTLSYVLSGRDGYKVTDGSATLAGVDLLDMDPEERAAAGLFLAFQYPVEIPGVGNMTFLRTAVNAQRKARGEEEMSAAEFLKVVREKAKTLQIDADMLKRPVNVGFSGGEKKRNEILQMAMLEPKMCILDETDSGLDVDAMKLVSDGVNALRDAGRAFLVITHYQRLLDHIKPDVVHIMYDGRIIKTGGPELALEVEQNGYADILAEVA